A stretch of the Hypnocyclicus thermotrophus genome encodes the following:
- a CDS encoding FeoA family protein, with product MLLTELKRGEQAKIIKIGDIGELKKRLIDMGVTSGEIISFKRNAPLGDPKQYVIRNTNIAIRKKDAKKIIIEKI from the coding sequence ATGTTATTAACTGAGCTTAAACGAGGTGAACAAGCAAAAATAATAAAAATAGGTGATATAGGGGAGTTAAAAAAAAGACTTATTGACATGGGAGTAACTAGCGGTGAAATTATTAGTTTTAAAAGAAATGCTCCTTTAGGAGATCCAAAACAATATGTGATAAGAAATACTAATATAGCAATCAGAAAGAAAGACGCAAAAAAAATAATTATTGAAAAAATATAA
- a CDS encoding HlyD family secretion protein — MKKSIIGLLIIVLGISGYYFLLNGNKKNEKEVKDNKVIVIPVRETEFKNSITADGKVELKNEEEIFINKALRVEKVNFEEDDTVKAGDILITFDEEERNDLIREIESKKIQIKEQNLIIENNKFETSNIDIESQKLEMENIKKDIENIKNNLILAKLSLENLNKELEDAKKEYEVNKELFEIEGVTITELNNSKNTVNSLSESIKQKENEINSYKKELIQKNDEYELSNKKLIKLQYDYKKAETVRKNTIKEANYAIQRLELDIATLEEDLEKTVKYIASPVDGTITENNATENFMASTDTYLMKIADINSQIITAEVSAEDIDNVKVGQDVIITFNDKKTLGKVSKISSVATTVSGNGYEDVYVEIEVTYDSKTAGFRPGYSVELEIVTSKIENAKVVSSFAIKKDGKNNYVLVYNNGEAQRKNIKIIEKTKKISVIEGLEIGDKVIVNSANIKAGDKVVLTDKIISEIPKNTSQDDNEEPGPGPGLGGGKRPN; from the coding sequence ATGAAAAAAAGTATAATAGGATTATTAATAATAGTATTGGGGATTTCAGGATATTATTTTTTGTTGAATGGGAATAAGAAAAATGAAAAAGAAGTAAAAGATAATAAAGTAATAGTAATACCTGTAAGAGAAACAGAATTTAAGAATTCTATAACAGCAGATGGAAAAGTGGAATTGAAAAATGAAGAAGAAATATTTATAAATAAAGCTTTGAGAGTAGAAAAAGTTAATTTTGAAGAAGATGATACAGTAAAAGCTGGAGATATACTTATTACATTTGATGAAGAGGAAAGAAATGATTTGATTAGAGAAATTGAAAGCAAAAAAATTCAAATAAAAGAACAAAATTTAATTATTGAAAATAATAAATTTGAAACAAGTAATATTGATATAGAAAGCCAAAAATTAGAAATGGAAAATATTAAAAAAGATATAGAGAATATAAAAAATAATCTTATTTTAGCTAAACTATCTCTTGAAAATTTAAATAAAGAGTTAGAAGATGCTAAAAAAGAATACGAAGTAAATAAAGAACTTTTTGAAATAGAAGGAGTAACTATAACAGAATTAAATAATAGTAAAAATACAGTAAATAGTTTAAGTGAATCAATTAAGCAAAAAGAAAATGAAATTAATAGCTATAAAAAAGAATTAATTCAAAAAAATGATGAATATGAATTATCTAATAAAAAATTAATAAAATTACAATATGATTATAAGAAAGCGGAAACTGTAAGAAAAAATACAATAAAGGAAGCAAACTATGCTATACAACGATTAGAGCTAGATATAGCAACACTTGAAGAAGATCTTGAGAAAACTGTAAAATATATAGCTAGTCCTGTAGATGGAACTATAACAGAAAATAACGCAACTGAAAATTTTATGGCTAGTACAGATACATATCTTATGAAAATAGCGGATATTAATTCACAAATAATAACAGCAGAGGTATCAGCAGAAGACATAGACAATGTAAAAGTAGGACAAGATGTAATAATAACATTTAATGATAAAAAAACATTAGGAAAAGTAAGTAAAATATCATCAGTAGCTACTACAGTATCAGGAAATGGTTATGAAGATGTATATGTAGAAATAGAAGTAACATATGACTCAAAAACAGCTGGATTTAGACCAGGATATAGTGTAGAATTAGAAATAGTTACCAGTAAAATAGAAAATGCAAAAGTAGTATCATCTTTTGCAATAAAAAAAGATGGTAAGAATAATTATGTATTAGTATATAATAATGGAGAAGCCCAAAGAAAAAATATTAAAATAATAGAGAAAACTAAAAAAATATCAGTAATAGAAGGATTAGAAATAGGAGATAAAGTAATAGTAAATTCGGCTAATATTAAAGCAGGAGATAAAGTAGTATTGACAGATAAAATAATAAGTGAAATTCCAAAAAATACATCACAAGATGATAACGAAGAACCAGGACCAGGGCCAGGATTAGGTGGTGGGAAAAGACCAAATTAA
- a CDS encoding ABC transporter ATP-binding protein, translated as MIILENINKIYKTGDIEVHALKNINLHIKMKEFTAIIGSSGSGKSTMMNILGCLDTATSGKYLLNGLDISQIKEDKIAEVRNKQIGFVFQSFNLLPKLTAVQNVELPMMYAGIHAHERHERAKKALERVGLEDRIHHRPNELSGGQRQRVAIARSLVNNPAIILADEPTGNLDSKSEKEIIEIFKELNKEGVTIVMVTHEPEIAANCKRAITFKDGEIISDKINY; from the coding sequence ATGATTATTTTAGAAAACATTAATAAAATATATAAAACAGGAGATATTGAAGTACATGCTTTAAAAAATATAAATTTACACATAAAAATGAAGGAATTTACAGCAATTATAGGGAGCAGTGGTAGTGGTAAATCTACAATGATGAATATATTAGGGTGTCTTGACACTGCTACTTCTGGAAAATATTTATTAAACGGATTAGACATTTCGCAAATAAAAGAAGATAAAATAGCTGAAGTAAGAAATAAACAAATAGGGTTTGTATTTCAATCTTTTAATTTGTTACCAAAACTTACAGCGGTACAAAATGTAGAATTACCTATGATGTATGCGGGGATTCATGCACATGAAAGACATGAAAGAGCTAAAAAGGCATTAGAGAGAGTAGGATTAGAAGATAGAATTCACCATAGACCAAATGAACTATCAGGAGGACAAAGACAAAGAGTAGCAATTGCTAGATCTCTTGTAAATAATCCTGCAATAATTTTAGCGGATGAGCCTACAGGAAATTTAGATAGTAAATCAGAAAAAGAGATAATCGAGATTTTTAAAGAGTTAAACAAAGAGGGAGTAACAATAGTAATGGTTACTCATGAACCTGAAATAGCAGCTAATTGTAAAAGAGCAATAACTTTTAAAGATGGGGAGATTATCTCTGATAAGATAAATTATTAG
- a CDS encoding zinc ribbon domain-containing protein, which produces MKENIKKTGICPICNNVMSKNNRTGEYFCEICNEAYVKRATCNKCGKEVELLSACGALQFFCNTCNELKSKKSVNLFFKKK; this is translated from the coding sequence ATGAAGGAAAATATAAAAAAAACAGGAATTTGTCCTATATGCAATAATGTCATGAGTAAAAATAATAGAACAGGAGAATATTTTTGTGAAATATGTAATGAAGCTTATGTAAAAAGAGCTACTTGTAATAAATGTGGAAAAGAAGTAGAATTATTATCAGCTTGTGGGGCTTTACAATTTTTTTGTAATACATGTAACGAATTAAAGTCTAAAAAAAGTGTAAATTTATTTTTTAAGAAAAAATAA
- a CDS encoding ABC transporter permease has translation MNINETLKSAFQSLVSNKIRSSLTMLGIIIGISSVIMISMIGKGSQQSITGDLKDVMDRTVTISVQSDDEVLSKKDYITKDDLEEISKINGIEGITPDIASRGGVMLNEKRKFSKITGTNENGLYVNGYDLLYGREFTEEEVEKADRVVLIDDVYAMKRFGRIDVVGEELKIDVGGGKSYNFIIVGIFENPMKSLLSTLGGREMYFPFLPYTTFQKYVNDTQISQIKFKINDINQKDSIADKVVSYLEKSHNKKDIYEIGSSSSPLDSFNNILSTVSLLLTSVAAISLLVGGIGVMNIMLVTVTERTREIGIRKAIGAKNKDILTQFLIESVTLTLVGGLLGIVLGYSISTIVGNIMNIQPILSIWMLMLAVFVSGGIGVIFGTFPAKKAAELNPIDALRHE, from the coding sequence ATGAATATAAATGAAACTTTGAAATCAGCATTTCAAAGTCTTGTAAGTAATAAAATTCGTTCAAGTTTAACCATGCTTGGAATAATTATAGGGATTTCATCAGTTATCATGATATCGATGATTGGGAAAGGAAGTCAACAATCAATAACAGGTGATTTAAAAGATGTAATGGATAGAACGGTGACAATATCTGTCCAATCTGATGATGAAGTATTGAGTAAAAAAGATTATATTACAAAAGATGATTTGGAAGAAATATCAAAAATTAATGGAATAGAAGGAATAACACCAGATATAGCCTCTAGAGGCGGTGTAATGTTAAATGAAAAAAGAAAATTTAGTAAAATAACAGGGACTAATGAAAATGGTTTGTATGTAAATGGATATGACCTTTTATATGGAAGAGAGTTTACAGAAGAAGAAGTAGAAAAAGCGGATAGAGTAGTGCTTATAGATGATGTATATGCTATGAAAAGATTTGGAAGAATAGATGTAGTAGGAGAAGAATTAAAGATTGATGTAGGGGGAGGGAAAAGTTATAATTTTATAATAGTGGGGATATTTGAAAATCCTATGAAAAGTTTATTAAGTACATTAGGTGGAAGAGAGATGTATTTTCCATTTTTACCATATACTACCTTTCAAAAATATGTAAATGATACTCAAATATCACAAATAAAATTTAAGATAAATGATATAAATCAAAAAGACAGTATAGCTGATAAAGTAGTAAGTTATTTAGAAAAATCACATAATAAAAAAGATATCTATGAAATAGGAAGTAGTAGTTCACCATTAGATTCATTCAACAATATACTTTCTACAGTATCGTTATTACTTACATCAGTAGCAGCTATATCATTACTTGTAGGTGGTATAGGGGTGATGAATATAATGCTTGTAACAGTAACAGAAAGAACAAGAGAGATAGGAATAAGAAAAGCAATTGGAGCTAAAAATAAAGATATATTAACTCAATTTTTAATAGAATCAGTTACACTTACATTAGTTGGCGGATTATTAGGAATAGTATTAGGATATAGTATTAGTACGATAGTAGGGAATATTATGAATATTCAACCAATATTAAGTATATGGATGTTAATGTTAGCAGTATTTGTATCAGGAGGAATTGGAGTAATTTTTGGAACGTTTCCAGCAAAAAAAGCAGCAGAGCTTAATCCGATAGATGCACTTAGACATGAATAA
- a CDS encoding HD domain-containing phosphohydrolase translates to MELDYKKLLNDLIKIAISLSAERDIEKLLNIILKESMRITCSDGGSIYVKETDEKGKDYLRFAITHNVSRKIDFNEFTLPLDRNSIAGYVGFSKKTLILKNVNNIDENIGLKYNSSFDEKINYQTVNMLVIPMLDYNHELVGVLQLINKKSDYNLILEKKEEIRKQILEYNKIEAQIISSLASQAAILIERTKLYNSIENLLQSFIESMVMTLEKRDNTTSGHSRRLAGYALKFLETVSKVNYGKYAYTKYDKNQIKEIYYAALLHDIGKIGVKEYILQKRDRLTEDRINVIKYRYKYFREILSQNGEIEKIKKYDEYIKFIEETNKKGYLQEEEEEKLKEIYNEKIKINEKEEKIIDEFEYKNLSIKRGNLTDKEREEMIEHVVYSKEILDGIKWTKQLKNVPIIAGGHHEKIDGSGYPLGLKGDEITTQAKILAILDIFEALTARDRPYKPPMSVDKAISILKKEVEANHLEKDLLDIFLKEKIYELYKEELDKIIKL, encoded by the coding sequence ATGGAGTTAGATTATAAAAAATTATTAAATGACCTTATAAAAATCGCAATATCGTTATCTGCAGAAAGAGATATAGAGAAATTATTAAATATAATCTTAAAAGAAAGTATGAGAATAACCTGTAGTGACGGTGGAAGCATATATGTAAAAGAAACAGATGAGAAAGGTAAAGATTATTTAAGATTTGCAATAACTCATAATGTCTCAAGAAAAATAGATTTTAATGAATTTACTCTTCCTTTAGACAGGAACAGTATAGCGGGATATGTTGGGTTTAGTAAAAAAACTCTAATATTAAAAAATGTAAATAATATTGATGAAAATATTGGATTAAAATATAATTCTAGTTTTGATGAAAAAATAAATTATCAAACAGTAAATATGCTTGTAATACCGATGTTAGATTATAATCATGAGCTTGTGGGAGTATTACAACTTATAAATAAAAAATCAGATTATAATTTGATTTTAGAAAAAAAAGAAGAGATACGAAAACAAATTTTAGAGTATAATAAAATTGAAGCACAAATCATCAGTTCTTTAGCATCTCAAGCAGCTATTCTTATTGAAAGAACAAAACTTTACAATTCTATTGAAAATCTTTTACAATCGTTTATTGAATCTATGGTTATGACTTTAGAAAAAAGAGATAATACTACTTCTGGTCATTCAAGACGTTTAGCAGGATATGCATTAAAATTTTTAGAAACAGTAAGTAAAGTAAATTATGGAAAATATGCTTATACAAAATATGATAAAAATCAAATAAAGGAGATATATTATGCAGCACTTCTTCATGATATAGGTAAAATAGGAGTTAAAGAATATATTTTACAAAAAAGAGATAGACTTACTGAAGATAGAATTAATGTAATTAAATATAGATATAAATATTTTAGAGAAATATTATCTCAAAATGGAGAAATTGAAAAAATAAAAAAATATGATGAATATATAAAGTTTATAGAAGAAACTAATAAAAAAGGTTATTTACAAGAAGAAGAAGAGGAAAAATTAAAAGAAATATATAATGAAAAAATAAAAATAAATGAGAAAGAAGAAAAAATTATAGATGAATTTGAATATAAAAATTTATCAATCAAAAGAGGAAATTTAACTGATAAAGAGAGAGAAGAAATGATAGAACATGTAGTATATTCAAAAGAGATTTTAGATGGAATAAAATGGACAAAACAATTAAAAAACGTACCAATAATAGCAGGAGGACATCATGAAAAAATAGATGGTTCAGGATATCCGCTAGGATTAAAAGGCGATGAAATAACGACACAAGCAAAAATATTAGCTATTTTAGATATTTTTGAAGCTCTTACAGCAAGAGATAGACCATATAAACCTCCTATGTCAGTAGATAAAGCTATAAGTATTTTAAAAAAAGAAGTTGAAGCAAATCATTTGGAAAAAGATTTATTAGATATATTTTTAAAAGAAAAAATATATGAATTGTATAAAGAAGAATTGGATAAAATAATAAAATTGTAA